Proteins encoded by one window of Rutidosis leptorrhynchoides isolate AG116_Rl617_1_P2 chromosome 7, CSIRO_AGI_Rlap_v1, whole genome shotgun sequence:
- the LOC139858300 gene encoding callose synthase 12-like, with product MNNLRQRPPSTHRPPESTVEPTIYNIIPVHNLLIDHPSLRFPEVRAATAALRAVGDLRRPPFVPWQPHYDLLDWLAAFFGFQNDNVSNQREHIVLHLANAQMRLQPPPDNIDTLDPGVLRKFRRKLLSNYTHWCSFLGRKSNIWISDSRRQVSASDHRRELLYVSLYLLIWGESANLRFIPECICYIFHHMAMELNRILEDYIDENTGRPVLPSISGENAFLDRVVKPIYDTVKAEVENSKNGTAPHSNWRNYDDINEYFWSRRCFDKLKWPIDIGSNFFATTSVSKRVGKTGFVEQRSFLNLFRSFDKLWIMLFLFLQAAIIVAWKDNKKYAWQALGDKDVQAKLLSVFITWSALRLLQAVLDIVMQYKLVSKETLWLGVRMLLKIVTSFIWIIIFVVFYSRIWSQKKDDRVWSSAANKRVVTFVEVAIVFISPEILALALFIIPWVRNFLENTNWKIFYVITWWFQSRTFVGRGLREGLIDNVKYSLFWIVVLATKFCFSYFLQIKPMIQPTKDILDLKGVKYEWHEFFGDSNRFAVGLLWLPVLLIYLMDLQIWYSIYSSFVGAGVGLLSHLGEIRNVQQLRLRFQFFASAMQFNLMPEEQLLNMRGTIKSKFKDALNRFKLRYGFGTPFKKLESNQVEAHKFALIWNEIIKTFREEDLVSDREVELLELPQNTWNVRVVRWPCFLLSNELLLALSQAKELVDAPDKWLWYKIGKNEYRRCSVIETYDSVRHLLLMIVRYNTQEHSIITTLFQEIDNAINIEKFTKTFNMNAIPKIHSKLITLVGLLIKSNKDVNKVVNTLQALYEVVTRDFFKQKRTMDELIEDGLAPHGPISGTGLLFENAIKLPDLENANFYRQVRRLHTILTSRDSMNNIPVNLEARRRIAFFSNSLFMNMPHAPQVERMMAFSVLTPYYNEEVVYHKEQLKSKTEDGVTTLYYLQTIYADEWDNFLERMKREGMVSEEELWTVKLRELRLWASYRGQTLARTIRGMMYYYRALNMLAFLDSASEMDIREGARELVSMGSSREDGTTTEAVSTMFKGHEYGTVLMKYTYVVACQIYGAQKAEKKPQAEEILYLMKNNPALRVAYVDEVSIRDGIKQYYSVLVKYDQELGREVEIYRVKLPGPLKLGEGKPENQNHALIFTRGDAVQTIDMNQDNYFEEALKMRNLLEEYKQKYGIRKPNILGVREHIFTGSVSSLAWFMSAQETSFVTLGQRVLANPLKIRLHYGHPDVFDRFWFLTRGGISKASRLINLSEDIFAGFNCTLRGGNVTHHEYIQVGKGRDVGLNQVSMFEAKVASGNGEQVLSRDVYRLGHRLDFFRMLSFFYTTVGFFFNTMMISLTVYAFLWGRLYLALSGIENSVSDNANANKALGTILNQQFIVQLGLFTALPMIVENTLELGFLAAIWDFITMQLQLSSVFYTFSLGTRSHYFGRTILHGGAKYRATGRGFVVEHKKFAENYRLYARSHFIKAIELGLILIVYAAYSPVAKGTFTYIALTISSWFLVISWIMAPFVFNPSGFDWLKAVYDFDDFMTWIWFRGGVFAKSEESWEQWWYEEQDHLRTTGLFGKLFEIVLDLRFFFFQYGIVYQLGIAAHSKSIAVYILSWIYVVVALAIYSIIIYARDKYSAREHVYYRLVQFLVIVLGVLIIIGLKEFTEFKFVDIFTSLLAFVPTGWGCLLIAQVFRPVLQKTFVWGTVVSVARTYDTIFGVIVWTPVAVLSWLPGSQSMQTRILFNEAFSRGLRIFQIVGGKKSKS from the coding sequence ATGAACAACCTCCGGCAACGTCCACCGTCAACACACCGTCCACCTGAATCCACCGTCGAACCTACCATCTACAACATCATCCCAGTCCACAACCTCCTAATCGACCACCCATCCCTCCGTTTCCCCGAAGTCCGTGCTGCCACCGCCGCACTCCGCGCCGTCGGCGACCTCCGTCGACCACCGTTCGTCCCATGGCAACCTCACTACGACCTCCTCGACTGGCTCGCCGCCTTTTTCGGTTTCCAAAACGACAACGTTTCAAATCAACGTGAACACATCGTTCTTCATCTCGCTAACGCTCAGATGAGATTACAACCACCGCCGGACAACATCGACACTCTCGACCCCGGCGTCCTCCGCAAATTCCGCCGGAAACTTCTCAGTAACTACACTCACTGGTGCTCCTTCCTTGGCCGGAAATCGAACATCTGGATTTCCGATTCTCGCCGGCAAGTCTCTGCCTCCGATCACCGCCGTGAGCTTCTGTATGTATCGTTGTATCTATTAATTTGGGGCGAGTCTGCTAATTTAAGGTTTATACCtgaatgtatttgttatatttttcATCATATGGCTATGGAATTGAATAGAATTTTAGAAGATTATATTGATGAGAATACAGGTAGGCCTGTTTTACCTTCGATTTCGGGCGAAAACGCGTTTTTAGATCGCGTTGTGAAACCGATTTACGATACTGTTAAAGCTGAGGTGGAGAACAGTAAGAACGGTACTGCACCGCATTCGAATTGGCGAAATTATGATGATATAAATGAGTATTTTTGGAGTAGGAGATGTTTTGATAAATTAAAATGGCCTATTGATATTGGGAGTAACTTTTTCGCAACAACGAGTGTATCAAAACGGGTAGGGAAAACAGGATTCGTTGAGCAACGTTCGTTTTTGAATTTGTTTCGAAGCTTTGATAAGTTGTGGATCATGTTGTTTTTGTTTTTACAAGCTGCGATTATCGTTGCGTGGAAAGATAATAAAAAGTACGCGTGGCAGGCGTTGGGTGATAAAGACGTTCAAGCGAAACTCTTGAGCGTTTTTATCACATGGAGCGCGTTAAGGTTGTTACAAGCGGTTTTGGATATTGTAATGCAGTATAAGTTGGTTAGTAAAGAGACTTTATGGCTCGGGGTTCGAATGTTGTTAAAGATCGTTACTTCGTTTATTTGGATTATTATTTTCGTGGTGTTTTATTCGAGAATTTGGAGTCAGAAAAAGGACGATCGGGTTTGGTCTAGTGCAGCTAATAAACGTGTCGTAACGTTTGTTGAAGTTGCAATTGTGTTTATATCACCAGAGATTTTAGCGCTTGCGTTATTTATTATCCCATGGGTTCGTAACTTTCTTGAAAACACAAATTGGAAGATATTTTACGTTATAACGTGGTGGTTTCAGAGTCGGACGTTTGTGGGCCGTGGGCTTCGAGAAGGTTTAATCGATAACGTAAAATATTCGTTGTTTTGGATTGTCGTTTTAGCTACGAAGTTTTGCTTTAGTTACTTTTTACAAATAAAACCGATGATTCAGCCTACGAAAGATATTTTGGATTTAAAAGGCGTAAAGTATGAATGGCATGAGTTTTTCGGTGACAGTAACCGATTTGCAGTAGGTTTGTTATGGTTACCTGTTTTATTGATTTACTTAATGGATTTGCAAATTTGGTACTCGATTTACTCATCGTTTGTTGGTGCGGGTGTCGGGTTATTAAGTCATTTGGGCGAGATTCGTAACGTGCAACAATTGAGGTTACGGTTTCAATTTTTTGCTAGTGCCATGCAGTTTAATCTGATGCCTGAAGAACAATTGTTGAATATGAGAGGGACGATAAAGAGTAAGTTTAAAGATGCTTTGAATCGATTTAAGTTAAGGTACGGTTTTGGTACTCCGTTTAAGAAACTTGAATCCAATCAAGTTGAAGCGCATAAATTCGCGCTGATTTGGAACGAGATTATAAAAACTTTTCGTGAAGAGGATCTTGTTAGTGATCGTGAAGTCGAGCTACTTGAATTACCGCAGAATACATGGAACGTTAGAGTTGTTCGATGGCCGTGTTTTTTGTTGTCGAACGAGTTGCTTTTAGCACTTAGTCAAGCGAAGGAGTTAGTCGATGCACCCGACAAGTGGTTATGGTACAAAATCGGGAAAAACGAGTACAGACGTTGTTCTGTTATTGAAACTTACGACAGTGTTCGTCACTTGCTTCTCATGATTGTACGGTACAACACCCAAGAGCATTCGATCATCACGACGTTATTTCAAGAAATCGATAATGCAATCAATATCGAAAAGTTTACCAAGACGTTTAACATGAACGCCATTCCAAAGATTCATTCGAAACTGATTACGCTTGTTGGTTTGTTGATAAAGAGTAATAAAGACGTTAACAAAGTGGTTAACACGCTACAAGCGCTTTACGAGGTTGTTACGCGTGATTTTTTCAAGCAAAAACGAACAATGGATGAGTTGATCGAAGACGGGTTAGCTCCACACGGTCCAATTTCGGGAACCGGGTTACTTTTCGAGAATGCAATCAAGTTACCCGATTTAGAAAACGCGAATTTCTATAGACAAGTGAGGCGATTGCATACGATTCTTACATCGCGTGATTCGATGAATAATATTCCCGTTAATCTAGAAGCTAGAAGACGAATCGCGTTCTTTAGCAACTCGTTGTTTATGAACATGCCTCATGCACCGCAAGTCGAAAGGATGATGGCGTTTAGCGTTTTGACACCGTACTACAACGAAGAAGTGGTGTACCATAAAGAACAGCTTAAAAGCAAGACCGAAGATGGCGTTACAACGCTTTATTATTTGCAAACGATATATGCAGATGAATGGGATAATTTTTTGGAACGAATGAAACGTGAGGGTATGGTGTCGGAGGAAGAATTATGGACCGTTAAGCTTCGAGAGCTTCGGTTATGGGCTTCGTATCGAGGCCAAACGCTTGCTCGTACGATTAGGGGTATGATGTACTATTATCGGGCTTTAAATATGCTCGCGTTTCTTGATTCGGCTTCTGAAATGGACATTCGTGAAGGCGCACGGGAACTTGTTTCTATGGGTTCTTCGAGAGAAGATGGTACAACAACCGAAGCAGTTAGTACAATGTTCAAAGGCCATGAATACGGAACGGTTTTGATGAAGTACACGTACGTTGTTGCATGTCAGATATACGGGGCGCAAAAGGCTGAAAAGAAGCCTCAAGCTGAGGAGATTTTGTATTTGATGAAAAACAATCCTGCATTACGTGTTGCGTACGTTGATGAGGTGTCGATACGAGACGGAATAAAACAGTACTACTCGGTTCTCGTTAAGTACGATCAGGAATTGGGTCGAGAAGTTGAGATTTATCGGGTCAAGTTGCCTGGCCCGTTGAAGCTCGGGGAGGGTAAACCTGAGAACCAAAACCATGCGCTTATTTTCACTCGAGGTGATGCGGTTCAAACGATCGATATGAATCAAGATAACTATTTCGAAGAGGCATTAAAAATGCGAAATTTACTCGAAGAATACAAACAAAAATACGGTATTCGTAAGCCGAATATTTTGGGAGTTAGAGAACATATCTTCACGGGTTCGGTTTCTTCACTCGCGTGGTTCATGTCGGCTCAAGAAACGAGTTTCGTCACATTGGGTCAACGGGTTTTAGCCAACCCATTAAAGATCCGATTACATTATGGTCACCCCGATGTGTTTGACCGGTTTTGGTTCTTAACGCGTGGCGGAATAAGTAAAGCTTCAAGGTTAATCAACTTAAGCGAAGACATTTTCGCGGGGTTTAATTGCACGTTACGAGGCGGAAACGTAACGCATCACGAGTACATTCAAGTCGGAAAGGGACGAGACGTCGGGTTAAACCAAGTTTCGATGTTCGAAGCTAAAGTTGCAAGCGGAAACGGTGAACAAGTTTTAAGTCGAGATGTGTACCGATTAGGTCACAGGCTCGATTTCTTCAGAATGTTATCATTTTTCTACACGACTGTCGGGTTTTTTTTCAACACGATGATGATTTCATTAACCGTTTACGCTTTTCTGTGGGGCCGGTTATATCTCGCGCTTAGCGGGATTGAAAACTCCGTATCAGACAACGCGAACGCAAATAAAGCGTTGGGTACGATTTTAAACCAGCAGTTTATCGTACAACTCGGGCTATTTACAGCCTTACCTATGATCGTTGAAAACACTCTCGAGCTCGGGTTTTTAGCCGCGATTTGGGATTTCATAACAATGCAGCTTCAACTTTCGTCCGTTTTCTACACGTTTTCGCTCGGGACCCGCTCGCATTACTTCGGTCGAACGATTCTTCACGGGGGTGCGAAATATCGAGCAACCGGGCGAGGTTTTGTAGTCGAACACAAAAAGTTCGCCGAAAATTACCGTCTTTACGCTCGTAGCCATTTTATAAAAGCGATCGAGCTCGGTTTGATCTTGATTGTGTACGCTGCGTATAGTCCTGTGGCTAAAGGAACGTTTACTTACATCGCGTTAACAATATCGAGTTGGTTTCTTGTAATTTCATGGATTATGGCGCCGTTTGTGTTTAATCCATCCGGGTTCGATTGGTTAAAAGCCGTTTACGATTTCGATGATTTCATGACGTGGATTTGGTTTCGAGGTGGCGTTTTTGCAAAATCCGAAGAGAGTTGGGAACAATGGTGGTACGAGGAACAAGATCATTTGAGGACGACCGGTTTATTTGGGAAATTGTTTGAAATCGTTTTGGATTTACGGTTTTTCTTTTTTCAATACGGCATCGTTTACCAATTGGGTATTGCGGCCCATAGTAAAAGTATTGCGGTTTATATACTTTCGTGGATTTACGTTGTTGTGGCGCTTGCGATTTATTCGATTATAATTTACGCTCGTGATAAATACTCTGCACGAGAACATGTTTATTATCGGTTGGTTCAATTTCTTGTTATTGTTCTTGGGGTGCTTATAATAATCGGTTTGAAGGAGTTTACGGAGTTTAAGTTTGTCGATATTTTCACGAGTTTGTTAGCGTTTGTTCCGACTGGGTGGGGTTGTCTTTTGATTGCTCAAGTTTTTCGACCCGTTTTACAGAAAACGTTCGTTTGGGGGACAGTTGTTTCTGTGGCTC